One Dokdonia sp. Dokd-P16 genomic window carries:
- a CDS encoding pyruvate dehydrogenase complex E1 component subunit beta has protein sequence MRTIQFREAICEAMSEEMRRDESVYLMGEEVAEYNGAYKASKGMLDEFGADRVIDTPIAELGFGGIGVGSTMTGLRPIIEYMTFNFSLVGIDQIINNAAKIRQMSGGQFPCPIVFRGPTGSAGQLGATHSQAFENWFANTPGLKVVVPSNPYDAKGLLKAAIRDNDPVIFMESEQMYGDKGEVPDGEYVLPIGVADIKREGTDVTIVSFGKIIKEAYKAADQLAEEGISCEIIDLRTVRPLDKEAIFESVRKTNRLVILEEAWPFGNVSTEITYQVQAHCFDHLDAPIQRINTADTPAPYSPVLLKEWLPNSDDVVNAVKKVMYK, from the coding sequence ATGAGAACAATCCAGTTTAGAGAAGCCATTTGTGAGGCAATGAGCGAAGAAATGCGCCGTGATGAATCTGTTTATTTAATGGGTGAAGAGGTAGCAGAATATAATGGAGCTTATAAAGCGTCAAAAGGAATGCTAGACGAGTTTGGAGCAGATAGAGTAATTGATACTCCTATTGCAGAGCTTGGTTTTGGAGGAATAGGTGTGGGTAGTACAATGACAGGATTACGTCCTATTATTGAGTACATGACTTTTAACTTCTCACTGGTAGGTATTGATCAGATTATAAATAACGCTGCCAAAATTAGACAGATGTCTGGTGGTCAGTTTCCTTGTCCTATTGTTTTTCGTGGTCCTACAGGATCTGCAGGACAGTTAGGTGCAACACACTCTCAAGCCTTTGAAAACTGGTTTGCAAATACGCCAGGTCTTAAAGTAGTAGTGCCTTCTAATCCTTATGATGCAAAAGGACTTCTAAAAGCAGCAATACGTGATAACGATCCTGTGATTTTTATGGAATCGGAGCAAATGTATGGTGATAAAGGAGAAGTGCCTGATGGAGAATATGTATTGCCAATAGGTGTTGCAGATATTAAGCGTGAAGGAACAGATGTAACTATCGTTTCTTTTGGAAAGATTATTAAGGAAGCTTACAAAGCGGCAGACCAACTTGCAGAGGAAGGAATTTCTTGTGAGATTATTGATTTACGTACGGTAAGACCTTTAGATAAAGAAGCTATTTTTGAGTCTGTAAGAAAAACAAACAGACTTGTGATTCTTGAAGAGGCTTGGCCTTTTGGAAACGTTTCAACAGAAATTACATACCAAGTACAAGCGCATTGTTTTGATCACCTAGATGCTCCTATACAACGCATAAATACAGCAGATACACCTGCACCATACTCACCAGTATTACTTAAAGAGTGGTTGCCTAACAGTGACGATGTAGTAAATGCAGTTAAAAAGGTGATGTATAAATAA
- a CDS encoding DUF5686 and carboxypeptidase-like regulatory domain-containing protein, producing the protein MKYNFLLIIASVLCAANLFGQTKVSGEIFDADGNGLPFVNVIFVGSNEGTITNEDGRFYLESDQTWGQVRFSFIGFSNKVIDLSEKVNYEMKVTLEEEAGALDEVVIFTGKTDKKNNPAVDILRKIWANKRQNGLRQYKQYAYDKYEKLEFDLNTIDSSLINSRIFRGMEFIFEQTDTSRITGKTYLPIFVNEAFSKVYGDNEINKEKEILEGNKNSGFSENQTIIGFVKSLYSDYDIYDNYLQFFDKSFTSPISRTGIQTYNYVLADSAYINNKWCYNIIYYPRRKNELTFKGDFWVNDSTWAIKEINMQLSKSANVNWVKEIYMEQEFDIVNDSTFLLSRDYFLSDFALREKEESRGMYGKRTTLYDNHNFDNKLEKDFYDRQVYNYDKDVFNRSDEFWQENRKEALSKDELGVYKMLDTLKTVKKFKNLYNLGSILASGYYEIPSLNFDYGPIFSTFGFNEVEGLRVRTGGRTYFSQNDPWRLEGFLAYGFKDKKGKFGVSGKWLLDKKSRFIVSGGYRQDVEQIGASLTTSRDVLGRNLASSSLVNTATNDKLTSIKLANIAAEVEIVRNLQVRADFSLRTLESASETFSLDYFTDATQTTTTGELKQAEVVLTTIWEPGKKTSGFGVERRVTNEWFPSFYASYTRGLEGTLDSDFAYDKVQFSAKKAIRIGGLGTLTASTEIGKTFDEVPLALLSPVPGNQSLFSIFNTFSQLNFYEFTTDEYASLQLEHNFGGRIFNRIPLLKNLNLREIVSVRGVIGNISQRNIDLNRPAFESLLFEEGQPITAITPSMIAPSVEPYYEYSVGVGNIFKVFRIDLNFRGNYNSVPDARKIGVTGSFGFYF; encoded by the coding sequence ATGAAATATAATTTTTTACTCATTATTGCTAGCGTGCTCTGCGCTGCAAATTTATTTGGTCAAACCAAAGTGAGTGGTGAGATTTTTGACGCAGATGGTAATGGTCTGCCTTTTGTAAATGTCATATTTGTTGGGTCTAATGAGGGGACGATAACTAATGAAGACGGGCGTTTTTACCTAGAATCTGACCAGACATGGGGTCAAGTGCGATTTTCTTTTATAGGCTTTTCAAATAAGGTGATAGACCTAAGTGAGAAGGTAAATTATGAGATGAAAGTGACGCTAGAGGAAGAGGCAGGAGCGCTAGACGAGGTAGTCATATTTACAGGAAAAACAGACAAGAAAAACAACCCAGCGGTAGATATACTTCGTAAAATATGGGCAAATAAACGCCAGAACGGATTACGACAGTACAAGCAGTATGCTTATGATAAGTATGAAAAGCTAGAGTTTGATCTTAACACTATTGATAGTTCGCTTATTAACAGCCGCATTTTTAGAGGGATGGAGTTCATCTTTGAGCAAACAGACACAAGCCGTATTACTGGAAAAACCTACCTACCTATTTTTGTAAATGAGGCATTCTCAAAAGTATATGGTGATAATGAAATTAATAAAGAAAAAGAGATTCTAGAGGGGAATAAAAACAGTGGTTTTAGTGAGAATCAAACGATTATAGGTTTTGTAAAAAGTCTGTATAGTGATTATGACATCTATGATAACTATTTACAGTTTTTTGACAAGAGTTTTACAAGTCCAATTTCTCGTACAGGTATCCAAACCTATAACTACGTACTTGCAGATAGTGCTTACATCAATAATAAGTGGTGTTACAATATTATTTACTACCCTAGACGTAAAAACGAACTGACCTTTAAAGGAGATTTCTGGGTGAATGACTCTACATGGGCCATTAAGGAAATCAATATGCAGCTTTCTAAAAGTGCAAATGTAAACTGGGTAAAAGAGATTTATATGGAGCAAGAATTTGATATCGTAAATGATAGCACCTTCTTACTTTCAAGAGATTATTTCTTATCTGATTTCGCTTTGCGCGAAAAGGAGGAATCTAGAGGTATGTACGGTAAGCGCACTACATTGTACGATAATCATAACTTTGACAATAAGCTAGAAAAGGACTTTTACGACAGACAAGTGTATAACTATGATAAAGATGTTTTTAATCGTAGTGATGAGTTCTGGCAAGAAAATAGAAAAGAGGCACTTAGTAAAGATGAGCTAGGAGTTTATAAGATGCTTGACACCTTAAAAACGGTAAAGAAATTTAAAAACCTTTATAATCTAGGTTCCATTCTTGCATCTGGATACTATGAAATCCCAAGTTTAAACTTTGATTACGGGCCTATATTTTCAACCTTTGGATTTAACGAGGTAGAAGGATTACGTGTGCGCACAGGAGGAAGAACATATTTCTCACAGAATGATCCATGGAGATTAGAAGGATTTTTAGCATACGGATTTAAGGATAAAAAAGGAAAATTTGGGGTTTCAGGAAAATGGCTGCTAGATAAAAAAAGCAGGTTTATTGTTTCTGGTGGTTATAGACAAGACGTGGAGCAAATAGGAGCAAGTCTTACGACATCTAGAGATGTGCTAGGAAGAAATCTAGCATCATCCTCACTAGTAAATACTGCGACCAATGATAAACTCACCTCTATCAAGCTAGCAAATATCGCAGCCGAGGTAGAGATTGTGCGCAACCTTCAAGTGAGAGCCGACTTCTCTTTGAGAACGTTAGAGTCGGCTTCAGAAACCTTTAGCCTTGATTATTTTACAGATGCTACGCAAACCACTACCACAGGTGAGTTAAAACAAGCAGAAGTGGTCCTTACCACTATCTGGGAGCCAGGAAAGAAAACTTCAGGTTTTGGAGTAGAGCGTAGAGTAACTAATGAATGGTTTCCTAGTTTTTATGCAAGTTACACACGTGGCCTAGAAGGAACACTTGATAGTGACTTTGCTTATGATAAAGTGCAATTTTCTGCAAAGAAGGCAATCCGTATTGGAGGTCTAGGTACATTAACAGCCTCTACAGAAATAGGTAAAACATTTGATGAGGTGCCACTAGCGCTATTAAGTCCAGTACCAGGTAACCAGTCGTTATTTTCAATCTTTAATACCTTTAGCCAGCTTAACTTTTATGAGTTTACTACAGATGAGTATGCCTCACTACAGCTAGAACACAATTTTGGAGGGCGTATTTTTAATCGTATTCCATTACTTAAAAATTTGAATTTACGTGAGATTGTAAGCGTGCGTGGGGTGATAGGTAATATCTCTCAAAGGAATATTGACTTAAACCGTCCAGCATTTGAGAGTTTACTTTTTGAAGAAGGACAACCTATTACTGCAATTACTCCGAGCATGATAGCTCCATCTGTAGAGCCTTATTATGAGTATAGCGTAGGAGTAGGTAATATATTTAAAGTGTTCCGTATTGACCTTAACTTCAGAGGAAATTATAATTCTGTTCCAGATGCGAGGAAAATAGGAGTAACCGGTAGTTTTGGGTTTTATTTTTAA